A genomic stretch from Verrucomicrobiota bacterium includes:
- the crtI gene encoding phytoene desaturase family protein, with protein MTEKIAVVGSGLGGLAAAATLAARGHQVTVLEKNSWLGGKAAQLEQDGFRFDMGPTILTVPSVLFRIFAEAQKDIKDYLDLVRLDPQWRCFYEDGSVLDLQEDVEKMSAVIRDYSPNPEDGERYGRFVELSEKLNEISQKYFFWRSVGGVADTLNVKEILKPWVLKDLIDMRMGKSVSETIRANMKDERVAQMLDHFTQYVGSSPEASPAVLCGIAHMQVDEGVWYPMGGTRAVPEALVQLGQDLGVDYRTEVEVTDIRTHGGQVQGVIDSAGRFEAFDTVVSNSDAIRTYRELVGGRAGQDAKLSSFEPACSGVVLYLGLKERYPHLAHHNFVFSRDPEEEFEAIYDQGQPAPDPTAYVCAPAVTEPGVAPEGGDALYVLVHTPYLRKDHNWEKMLPEYRKVILEKLRRTAGLEDIEDRIVTESHLTPQSIHDRYRVLNGAIYGVASHGRWFGAFKPANRSRKVGGLYLAGGAAHPGPGMPMVMMSGWIAADCVDQDKKGGQTRPPAKAA; from the coding sequence ATGACAGAAAAAATCGCAGTCGTCGGCTCCGGTCTCGGAGGATTGGCAGCCGCCGCCACTCTCGCCGCGCGCGGCCATCAGGTCACCGTTCTTGAAAAAAATTCCTGGCTGGGAGGGAAAGCGGCGCAACTCGAGCAGGATGGGTTTCGCTTTGATATGGGGCCTACCATTTTGACCGTGCCTTCGGTTCTCTTCCGAATTTTTGCGGAAGCCCAAAAGGACATCAAAGACTACCTCGACCTCGTCCGGCTCGACCCCCAATGGCGCTGCTTTTATGAAGATGGCTCCGTGCTCGACTTGCAGGAAGACGTGGAAAAAATGAGCGCCGTCATTCGCGACTACTCGCCCAACCCCGAGGACGGCGAACGCTACGGGCGTTTCGTGGAACTCTCCGAGAAGCTGAACGAAATTTCCCAAAAATACTTCTTTTGGCGCTCGGTGGGCGGGGTGGCGGACACCCTCAACGTCAAAGAAATCCTCAAGCCCTGGGTCCTCAAGGACCTCATCGATATGCGGATGGGCAAAAGCGTTTCCGAGACCATTCGAGCCAACATGAAGGACGAGCGCGTGGCCCAAATGCTCGATCACTTCACGCAGTATGTCGGCTCGAGTCCAGAAGCGTCTCCCGCGGTCCTTTGTGGCATCGCCCACATGCAGGTCGATGAAGGGGTTTGGTATCCCATGGGGGGAACGCGCGCCGTCCCCGAAGCCTTGGTCCAACTCGGCCAAGACTTGGGCGTGGACTACCGCACGGAGGTGGAGGTGACCGACATCCGGACCCACGGCGGCCAGGTCCAGGGAGTCATCGATAGCGCGGGCCGGTTCGAAGCCTTTGACACGGTGGTCTCGAACTCCGACGCCATCCGCACCTACCGGGAACTGGTCGGCGGACGCGCTGGGCAAGATGCCAAGCTCTCGAGCTTTGAGCCAGCCTGTTCCGGGGTCGTGCTCTACCTCGGACTCAAGGAACGCTACCCACACCTCGCCCATCACAACTTCGTCTTCTCCCGCGACCCAGAAGAGGAATTCGAAGCCATTTACGACCAAGGCCAACCCGCCCCCGACCCCACCGCCTACGTCTGCGCTCCCGCCGTGACCGAACCAGGCGTGGCGCCCGAGGGAGGGGATGCGCTCTACGTGCTCGTGCACACGCCTTACCTGCGAAAGGACCACAACTGGGAGAAGATGTTGCCGGAATATCGGAAGGTCATTTTGGAAAAGCTCCGCCGGACGGCTGGCCTCGAGGACATCGAAGACCGCATCGTGACCGAGTCTCATCTCACCCCACAGAGTATTCACGATCGCTACCGCGTGCTCAATGGTGCCATCTATGGGGTGGCCAGCCATGGACGTTGGTTTGGGGCCTTCAAGCCAGCCAACCGCTCTCGTAAAGTAGGCGGTCTCTACTTGGCGGGCGGGGCCGCTCACCCTGGCCCTGGCATGCCCATGGTCATGATGTCAGGCTGGATCGCTGCGGACTGTGTCGACCAAGATAAAAAAGGAGGCCAGACCCGCCCACCGGCCAAGGCCGCCTGA
- a CDS encoding lysophospholipid acyltransferase family protein has protein sequence MSTALPARKAWKVRFFQAYLSWYLGRNFNGIRQLGPPPSFDPENESLVLYANHPSWWDPLLFLFLVEHHFPGVPVYGPIDAEALERYGIFQGLGFFGVDQHSPASLRSFLRTGQAILSQPGRLLVLTPEGNFADPRVRPLEFQVGLEQLARRAPEHVRLAPLALELVHWEERLPEACYRIGPAEPPQARCNWKPALTQTLDELQQATQKRDPSLFLTSQEGKSGLGGLYGLWRRLIRGDRDLRHGSVKATQNDRPA, from the coding sequence GTGAGCACCGCGCTCCCTGCGAGAAAGGCTTGGAAGGTCCGCTTCTTCCAGGCCTACCTTTCTTGGTATCTTGGGAGGAACTTCAATGGGATCCGCCAACTCGGCCCCCCTCCCTCTTTCGATCCCGAAAACGAAAGCCTCGTCCTCTACGCCAACCACCCTTCCTGGTGGGACCCCCTGCTCTTCCTCTTCCTGGTGGAGCATCATTTTCCTGGGGTGCCGGTCTATGGGCCGATTGATGCCGAGGCCCTCGAGCGCTATGGCATTTTCCAAGGACTCGGGTTCTTTGGCGTCGACCAACACAGCCCCGCAAGCCTGCGTAGCTTTCTGCGAACGGGGCAGGCTATCTTGAGCCAACCGGGGCGTTTGCTGGTCCTGACCCCCGAGGGAAACTTCGCCGACCCCCGGGTCCGCCCCCTCGAATTCCAGGTCGGTCTGGAGCAACTCGCCCGTCGAGCGCCCGAACATGTCCGTCTGGCCCCTCTCGCCTTGGAACTGGTTCACTGGGAGGAGCGGCTTCCGGAAGCCTGCTACCGGATCGGTCCAGCGGAGCCTCCCCAAGCGCGATGCAATTGGAAGCCGGCCCTCACTCAGACGCTCGATGAACTCCAGCAAGCCACCCAAAAGCGGGACCCCAGCCTTTTCCTCACCTCCCAAGAGGGCAAAAGCGGTCTGGGAGGGCTCTACGGGCTCTGGCGGAGGCTGATCCGTGGCGACCGCGATCTTCGCCACGGAAGTGTCAAAGCCACGCAGAATGACCGGCCAGCCTAA
- a CDS encoding coproporphyrinogen-III oxidase family protein, whose product MPTETATEDKKTTVGNYFVSNYPPFAYWQKEQAAKAEAILKRPAPSDTPLGVYFHVPFCRKRCHFCYFRVYTDKKASEINDYLDAGLAELERYASRPYIQGRKADFVYFGGGTPSYLSEKQLARLTSAMKAAIPWDEAREVAFEAEPGTLREKKLDAIRDMGVTRLSMGIENFDDHILGLNGRAHRSREIFRAYEYAKKIGFPQINIDLIAGMIDETDENWAKTVQQAIDLDPECVTIYQMEIPYNTTIYKQMKESGQITAPVADWDTKRKWVKYAFEQFEAAGYTVTSGYTVVKNPKKVQFVYRDALWGGADLLALGVASFGHLAGLHYQNQANVDPYMELIERGDELPIFRAYETNREEQLIREFILQLKLGKVERAYFERKFGVSVAEKFGHVTDRFVAEGYFEQDEKEIRVNRDGLLEVDRLLHDYFLPQHIGDRYV is encoded by the coding sequence ATGCCGACCGAAACCGCCACCGAGGATAAAAAGACGACCGTTGGGAACTACTTTGTTTCCAACTACCCGCCTTTTGCCTATTGGCAGAAAGAGCAGGCGGCCAAAGCGGAAGCCATTCTGAAACGTCCCGCGCCGAGCGACACCCCACTCGGGGTGTATTTCCACGTTCCTTTTTGCCGCAAGCGCTGTCATTTTTGCTACTTCCGCGTCTACACCGACAAGAAGGCCTCCGAGATCAACGACTACCTGGACGCCGGATTGGCCGAGCTTGAGCGCTACGCCAGCCGACCCTACATCCAAGGTCGCAAAGCCGACTTTGTCTACTTCGGTGGCGGCACACCCAGCTACCTTTCTGAAAAACAGCTGGCACGGCTGACCTCAGCCATGAAGGCAGCGATCCCTTGGGACGAGGCTCGGGAGGTGGCTTTCGAGGCGGAGCCGGGCACGCTTCGCGAGAAGAAGTTGGATGCCATTCGAGATATGGGGGTGACGCGGCTCAGTATGGGCATCGAGAACTTTGATGACCATATTCTAGGCCTGAACGGCCGGGCTCACCGATCGCGCGAGATCTTCCGCGCTTACGAGTATGCCAAAAAGATCGGCTTCCCGCAGATCAACATCGACCTCATCGCGGGTATGATCGACGAGACCGACGAGAATTGGGCGAAAACCGTCCAGCAGGCCATCGACCTCGATCCCGAGTGCGTGACCATCTACCAGATGGAAATCCCCTACAACACCACCATCTACAAACAGATGAAGGAGAGTGGGCAAATCACGGCACCCGTGGCGGACTGGGATACCAAGCGGAAATGGGTCAAGTATGCTTTCGAACAGTTTGAGGCCGCTGGCTACACCGTGACCAGCGGCTACACGGTCGTGAAAAATCCGAAGAAGGTGCAGTTCGTCTACCGGGACGCCCTCTGGGGAGGGGCGGATTTGCTGGCCTTGGGCGTGGCTTCTTTTGGTCACCTGGCGGGCCTCCACTACCAGAATCAGGCGAACGTCGATCCCTACATGGAATTGATCGAGAGAGGTGACGAGTTGCCCATCTTCCGGGCTTACGAGACCAATCGCGAAGAACAGCTGATCCGTGAATTCATCTTGCAACTCAAGCTGGGCAAGGTGGAACGGGCCTACTTCGAGCGGAAATTCGGGGTCTCGGTGGCCGAGAAGTTTGGTCACGTGACAGATCGATTCGTGGCCGAAGGCTACTTCGAACAAGATGAGAAGGAGATTCGCGTCAATCGAGATGGCCTCCTCGAAGTGGACCGGCTTCTCCACGACTACTTTCTTCCCCAGCACATCGGGGATCGCTACGTTTAG
- a CDS encoding PQQ-binding-like beta-propeller repeat protein, translated as MRWFFFTAVVSLMACSSEKAPRGEVEAVEAVEEKVESDWLVFRGNAHLSGVSPETLAAPLELAWSKQLGGERRVAVLASAVIADGKVFVGATNGVFYCLALEDGKVLWEFDSGSDIEGTAALAGDLVCFGNLDGEVIALRAETGELIWRTSLSGEVFGGVNVAVRAEESTLFLVGCYDAYLRALDAMTGEVVWELETGDRVNGTPTILGSEVLFGGCDGFIYYADVSSGSITRKVEFDAPIANSVGAAHGLAAFGYYGNEVVGLEAETGEIRWRFGERNFPFFSCPAITEESVFVGGRDRRMYRLDAVTGEKVWEFSAGGQVDSSALLAGELVIFGTAAGKLFALDQATGQSQWSYEVGGDVTASPALSRGTLVIGTEDGTLFGFREKGD; from the coding sequence ATGCGTTGGTTTTTTTTCACTGCTGTGGTCAGCCTGATGGCTTGCTCTTCGGAGAAGGCGCCCCGCGGGGAAGTCGAGGCGGTCGAGGCGGTTGAGGAAAAGGTGGAGAGCGATTGGTTGGTGTTTCGCGGAAACGCCCATCTGAGCGGCGTCTCCCCCGAAACCCTTGCAGCGCCCTTGGAGCTAGCCTGGTCGAAGCAACTGGGCGGGGAGCGACGGGTGGCCGTCTTGGCCAGTGCGGTCATTGCGGACGGGAAAGTCTTTGTCGGTGCCACCAATGGAGTTTTCTACTGCCTGGCCCTAGAAGATGGGAAGGTTCTCTGGGAGTTCGATAGCGGGTCCGATATCGAAGGGACGGCTGCCCTGGCCGGGGACCTGGTCTGCTTCGGGAACTTGGACGGGGAGGTCATCGCTCTCCGGGCCGAGACGGGCGAGTTGATTTGGAGAACTTCGCTCAGCGGCGAGGTCTTCGGCGGAGTGAACGTGGCCGTGAGGGCGGAGGAATCGACCCTCTTTTTGGTGGGCTGCTACGATGCCTATCTCAGAGCGCTGGATGCCATGACCGGTGAGGTGGTTTGGGAATTGGAGACCGGGGACCGGGTTAATGGGACGCCTACCATTTTGGGGTCGGAGGTGCTTTTCGGGGGCTGTGATGGCTTCATCTACTACGCGGATGTCTCCAGTGGATCGATCACTCGGAAGGTGGAGTTTGATGCCCCGATTGCCAATTCCGTGGGGGCGGCCCATGGCCTCGCGGCCTTCGGGTATTATGGCAATGAAGTGGTGGGCTTGGAGGCGGAGACCGGGGAGATTCGCTGGCGCTTTGGCGAGCGGAATTTCCCTTTTTTCTCCTGCCCGGCCATCACGGAGGAATCGGTCTTCGTGGGGGGTCGGGACCGGCGGATGTATCGCTTGGACGCCGTCACAGGCGAGAAGGTTTGGGAGTTTTCCGCGGGGGGCCAGGTCGACTCCTCGGCCCTCTTGGCAGGGGAGCTGGTGATCTTCGGGACAGCCGCCGGCAAGCTCTTTGCGCTCGATCAAGCAACGGGTCAATCCCAGTGGTCCTACGAGGTGGGAGGGGACGTGACGGCCTCCCCCGCGCTCTCCCGGGGAACGCTTGTCATCGGGACCGAGGATGGGACCTTATTCGGCTTCCGAGAAAAAGGCGACTAG
- a CDS encoding iron-containing alcohol dehydrogenase: MENPDLAPPPSDFVGRFAHAPNGLVIQGAGVLRRLGSEARAHGRRVLLITDPGVREAGHAGRALQILKDAGLQVELFDEVEENPTDELVERVTEVARRAETDLFVGLGGGSSLDTAKGANFLLTNGGRIHDYWGTGKAKKAMRPFIAVPTTTGTGSECQSFALISDRETHVKMACGDPKAAAQVVLLDPELTLSQPESVFLVTLVDALSHAVESAVSTKASEISRAYSYAAFRALEKALVACLEEGRRDLASLAQAQLGAALAGVAIENSMLGAAHATANPLTANYGIVHGHAVGLMLPAVVRRNAAEETAAEVYRTLAPSGDLGERLDGWLGQTGLERRLRNLRVPESDLPRLAEQASEQWTGKFNPLPLKAEDFESLYRLVY; encoded by the coding sequence ATGGAAAACCCTGACCTCGCGCCTCCCCCCTCCGATTTCGTGGGCCGTTTCGCCCATGCGCCTAATGGGCTCGTGATCCAAGGGGCGGGTGTCCTGAGGCGGCTGGGGTCCGAGGCAAGGGCTCATGGCAGACGGGTGCTGCTCATCACCGATCCCGGAGTCCGCGAGGCGGGTCATGCCGGGCGAGCCCTCCAGATTCTGAAAGACGCGGGATTGCAGGTCGAGCTTTTCGATGAGGTGGAGGAAAACCCAACCGATGAACTGGTCGAGCGGGTGACGGAGGTGGCCCGGCGGGCGGAGACGGACCTTTTCGTGGGCCTGGGGGGAGGGAGCAGCTTGGACACCGCCAAGGGAGCCAATTTTCTTCTGACCAATGGAGGGCGCATTCATGACTATTGGGGCACGGGGAAAGCGAAGAAGGCCATGCGGCCTTTCATCGCGGTTCCCACCACCACCGGCACGGGCAGTGAGTGCCAAAGCTTCGCTCTCATTTCTGATCGGGAGACCCACGTCAAAATGGCTTGCGGTGATCCGAAGGCCGCAGCCCAAGTGGTGCTTTTGGACCCTGAACTCACCTTGTCTCAGCCGGAATCGGTTTTCCTGGTGACGCTCGTCGATGCTCTTTCCCATGCCGTGGAGTCCGCCGTCTCGACCAAGGCCAGCGAGATCTCGCGAGCCTACTCCTACGCGGCTTTCCGGGCTTTGGAAAAGGCCCTGGTAGCCTGTTTGGAGGAGGGTCGCCGAGACCTCGCCAGCTTGGCCCAAGCCCAACTCGGGGCCGCCCTCGCGGGGGTGGCGATTGAAAACAGTATGCTGGGAGCCGCCCATGCCACGGCCAACCCCTTGACCGCCAACTACGGGATCGTGCATGGCCACGCTGTCGGGCTGATGCTCCCGGCCGTGGTCAGGCGCAACGCGGCCGAGGAGACGGCGGCCGAGGTCTACCGCACCCTGGCTCCCTCGGGGGACTTGGGAGAGCGATTGGATGGGTGGCTGGGGCAGACCGGGCTGGAGCGGCGCTTGCGAAACTTGCGGGTTCCCGAAAGCGATCTACCGCGTTTGGCCGAGCAAGCGAGCGAGCAATGGACGGGAAAATTCAATCCTCTTCCCCTGAAAGCGGAAGATTTCGAGAGCCTCTACCGTCTGGTCTACTGA
- a CDS encoding aldehyde dehydrogenase family protein, with translation MSVPEIPVLRIGAQGEAYESLEVQSIQSIGNKGEAVKVHFANSGLVKRDMLDLKAARKALRRIPCRELLGMVKEAGERFLHDTLPLGLHDEQSPDDYVRQLSATSGLPVALVRRNMGRLKIVFDEVETILQGLSRGITPGALDQGYGQQNGLPVSFVPSTDALAVILPSNSPAVNALWIPSIAMQIPVILKPGREEPWTPWRIIQAMIASGVPKEAFGFYPTDHEGSNAIIRRVGRVMLFGDDRTVAKHAGDPRVEVHGTGRSKVLFGQDQIDDWEKHLGLLEESVSANSGRSCINASTIVVPRHADALAEALAQRLLAMEPKALDDESARLSGFANPRFGEAISGMVDEGLKAPGARDVSVALRSTPRLIERDHMTYLQPTVVRCDSLDHPLANTEFLFPYCAVVELPQEQMLEQIGPSLVVTALTEDREWIDDLLAYPAISRLNIGPHATCHISWDQPHEGNLFEFLFERRTVAFANA, from the coding sequence ATGAGCGTTCCAGAAATTCCCGTGCTCCGGATTGGAGCCCAAGGCGAGGCCTACGAGAGCCTGGAGGTGCAGTCGATCCAGTCGATTGGCAACAAGGGCGAGGCAGTCAAAGTCCACTTTGCCAACTCAGGCTTGGTCAAGCGGGACATGCTCGACCTCAAGGCCGCTCGCAAGGCCCTTCGGCGGATTCCTTGTCGAGAACTTCTCGGGATGGTGAAGGAGGCAGGGGAGCGTTTTTTGCACGACACCCTGCCGCTGGGCTTGCATGACGAGCAATCGCCCGATGACTACGTGCGACAGCTTTCCGCCACCAGTGGTCTTCCGGTGGCCTTGGTGCGACGAAACATGGGTCGCCTCAAGATTGTTTTCGACGAGGTGGAAACGATTCTCCAGGGTCTCAGTCGTGGGATCACCCCAGGGGCTCTCGATCAAGGATACGGGCAGCAAAATGGATTGCCGGTCAGCTTTGTGCCTTCGACCGACGCGCTCGCGGTCATCCTCCCGAGCAATTCCCCAGCCGTCAATGCCCTCTGGATCCCTTCCATTGCCATGCAGATCCCCGTCATTTTGAAGCCGGGTCGGGAAGAGCCCTGGACCCCTTGGAGGATCATTCAGGCGATGATCGCGTCGGGCGTGCCGAAGGAGGCCTTTGGTTTTTACCCGACCGATCATGAGGGGTCGAACGCCATCATCCGGCGGGTGGGGCGAGTGATGCTCTTTGGTGATGACCGCACCGTGGCGAAACATGCGGGAGACCCTCGGGTCGAAGTGCATGGGACAGGTCGGAGCAAAGTGCTCTTCGGCCAGGACCAGATCGACGATTGGGAAAAGCACTTAGGCCTTTTGGAGGAATCGGTCTCGGCTAACAGCGGCCGCAGTTGCATCAATGCTTCCACCATTGTGGTGCCACGCCATGCCGATGCCCTGGCGGAAGCCCTCGCCCAGCGGCTGCTAGCGATGGAACCAAAAGCCTTGGACGACGAGAGCGCGCGGCTTTCTGGCTTTGCCAATCCCAGGTTTGGCGAGGCCATTAGCGGAATGGTCGATGAGGGATTGAAGGCGCCGGGGGCTCGGGATGTCAGTGTGGCCTTGCGGAGCACGCCTCGCTTGATCGAGCGCGATCATATGACGTATCTGCAGCCCACGGTCGTTCGCTGCGATTCTCTCGATCATCCTTTGGCCAACACCGAGTTTCTATTCCCCTACTGCGCGGTGGTCGAGCTTCCGCAGGAGCAGATGCTGGAACAAATTGGGCCCTCCCTGGTGGTGACGGCTCTCACGGAAGATCGGGAGTGGATTGACGATCTCTTGGCTTACCCCGCCATCAGTCGCTTGAACATCGGCCCCCACGCCACCTGCCACATCAGCTGGGACCAACCCCACGAAGGCAATCTCTTCGAGTTTCTTTTTGAAAGGCGTACGGTAGCCTTTGCGAATGCTTAG
- a CDS encoding ABC transporter permease, with the protein MKGAWTVFRKELREALRDRRTVLVTFILPVFFYPLIVLVMGYFSSLQMSEVKGRALAVPVLPGEKAVELNAFVEEYDGISFTPAEEEADLRRQVQAEEVPAALLFDEQFERAQAQGGTGKISLLYKETAEGTLQARRIRDLLKRYQEAEEADRFRALGLLPSAVEPIDLTLENVAEVREESGEQLGGVLAYFLFFLCLTGCMSTAVDQGAGEKERGTLETLLSTPMDQRSVLVGKLGLVMLAGLCSSLLSILSLGGLAFLGGAANNPEYFGSLLQVSNVALAIALLIPVSLVLASLLLGCSFFARSPKEAQGYLSPILMALALGLVVAMLPGTELNVLTALIPVFNAAVVLREGMSGSLVGGHVALTFVSLLGFSALAIWSTVRLVEREATLFRD; encoded by the coding sequence ATGAAGGGAGCGTGGACCGTCTTCCGAAAGGAGCTGCGCGAAGCGTTGCGCGATCGGCGGACGGTCTTGGTGACCTTCATCCTGCCGGTCTTTTTCTACCCGCTCATTGTTTTGGTGATGGGCTATTTCTCCTCCTTGCAAATGAGCGAAGTGAAAGGCCGCGCCTTGGCGGTCCCGGTGCTTCCGGGTGAGAAGGCCGTCGAGCTGAATGCCTTTGTCGAGGAGTATGACGGCATCTCCTTCACCCCAGCGGAGGAAGAGGCGGACTTGCGGAGACAAGTTCAGGCGGAGGAGGTGCCTGCGGCTCTCCTCTTCGATGAGCAATTCGAGCGCGCGCAAGCCCAGGGTGGGACCGGCAAGATCAGCCTTCTCTATAAAGAAACGGCGGAGGGCACGCTCCAGGCGCGGCGGATTCGTGACCTGCTCAAGCGCTATCAAGAAGCGGAGGAAGCCGATCGATTTCGTGCGCTGGGTCTTCTGCCCAGTGCGGTGGAACCGATCGATCTCACGCTGGAAAACGTGGCGGAGGTGCGGGAGGAGTCCGGCGAGCAACTGGGCGGGGTCCTGGCTTACTTTCTCTTTTTTCTTTGTCTGACGGGCTGCATGTCGACCGCCGTGGACCAAGGGGCCGGAGAAAAGGAACGGGGCACCTTGGAAACGCTTCTCTCCACGCCGATGGACCAGCGGAGCGTTTTGGTCGGAAAGCTGGGGCTGGTGATGTTGGCGGGGCTTTGTTCCTCGCTGCTCTCGATTCTCAGCTTAGGCGGGTTGGCCTTTCTGGGGGGAGCCGCCAACAATCCAGAATACTTCGGCAGTCTCCTCCAGGTGAGCAATGTGGCCTTGGCCATTGCTCTCTTGATTCCCGTTTCTCTGGTCTTGGCCAGTTTGCTGCTCGGTTGTTCCTTTTTTGCCCGTAGTCCCAAAGAGGCCCAAGGATATTTGAGCCCCATCCTGATGGCCTTGGCCTTGGGCTTGGTGGTGGCGATGCTGCCAGGAACAGAGCTCAACGTGCTGACGGCCCTCATTCCAGTCTTCAATGCAGCCGTGGTTTTGCGAGAAGGGATGTCGGGCTCGCTGGTGGGGGGGCATGTCGCCCTGACCTTCGTCTCGCTCCTGGGGTTCTCGGCCTTGGCCATTTGGTCGACGGTTCGTTTGGTGGAGCGGGAGGCCACGCTTTTCCGCGATTGA
- a CDS encoding ATP-binding cassette domain-containing protein: MIVFDGVTKRFPAERSKWWSPKTREELTAVRALSFQCHPGRICALLGPNGSGKTTALRMVATLLRPSEGRVEITGLDSVEEAVAVRRKIGFLTGTTSLYRHLSPLETLRYFGGLYGLAPDRCEERARQLIERFGIGSFQDRPIARLSMGMKQKVSIARILLHDPEVMVFDEVTVGLDVLTSRNVIALVRECREQGKTVLFSTHLMEEVAQLADDVVVIHEGEKVFAGKFEDLESGRQAPSLQDEFIRLLGDAV; this comes from the coding sequence ATGATTGTCTTCGATGGTGTGACCAAACGCTTCCCCGCCGAACGGTCGAAGTGGTGGTCGCCCAAAACACGGGAGGAGTTGACCGCGGTCCGTGCGCTCAGTTTCCAATGCCATCCCGGCCGGATCTGCGCCCTCCTGGGCCCGAACGGCTCTGGCAAGACGACCGCCCTGCGGATGGTGGCCACGCTCCTGCGACCGAGCGAGGGGCGGGTGGAAATTACGGGCTTGGACTCGGTCGAGGAGGCGGTGGCGGTCCGGCGCAAGATTGGTTTTCTCACCGGGACGACCTCGCTCTACCGTCATCTCAGCCCTCTTGAGACACTTCGTTACTTTGGCGGTCTCTATGGCTTGGCGCCGGATCGCTGCGAGGAACGCGCTCGCCAGCTGATAGAGCGCTTTGGGATCGGGTCGTTTCAAGATCGGCCGATTGCACGCTTGTCGATGGGCATGAAGCAAAAGGTCTCCATCGCCCGGATTTTGCTGCACGATCCAGAGGTCATGGTTTTCGACGAAGTGACCGTGGGACTGGACGTGCTTACCTCGCGCAATGTCATCGCGCTGGTGCGAGAATGTCGTGAACAAGGCAAAACGGTGCTTTTTTCGACTCACTTGATGGAAGAGGTGGCGCAGTTGGCGGACGACGTGGTGGTCATTCACGAGGGCGAAAAGGTCTTCGCCGGCAAGTTCGAGGATTTGGAGAGCGGTCGCCAAGCGCCCAGTCTCCAGGACGAATTCATTCGGCTTTTGGGGGACGCAGTATGA
- a CDS encoding HAD-IIB family hydrolase: protein MFLLSTDIDGTVYEPRDNGQLFGDYWAKLQGRLTPAPRLVYNTGRSLADTRRLIEHSHLPDPEWIISGVGSTIAQRGASGPFAPWSEHLSPGWEQAAIHDYIGQQDLAQAQPAECQSSFKSSWFWENASPEALAQLEQGLRAQGWEAQLVYSSQRDLDILPKRANKGNALRFLAQELVVSLREVIVAGDSGNDLSMIEIPEVFGIIVNNAESSLREASFASPRYLASEESALGVQEGLESFLEKPPLPRPAAADPC from the coding sequence ATGTTCCTACTCTCCACCGATATCGATGGAACCGTGTATGAGCCGCGCGACAATGGCCAACTCTTCGGAGACTACTGGGCCAAATTGCAAGGGCGACTGACCCCCGCCCCGCGCTTGGTTTACAACACCGGGCGTTCTCTCGCCGACACCCGTCGACTCATCGAACACAGCCATTTGCCCGACCCCGAATGGATTATCTCCGGCGTAGGTTCCACCATCGCTCAAAGAGGTGCCTCGGGTCCCTTTGCCCCCTGGTCGGAACACCTCTCTCCCGGTTGGGAACAGGCCGCCATCCACGACTACATCGGCCAGCAAGACCTGGCCCAAGCCCAACCCGCCGAGTGCCAATCTTCTTTCAAATCGAGTTGGTTTTGGGAAAACGCCTCCCCGGAAGCGCTGGCACAGTTGGAGCAAGGGCTGCGTGCCCAGGGTTGGGAGGCCCAGCTGGTCTACTCCTCCCAACGAGACCTCGATATCCTGCCGAAGCGAGCCAACAAGGGAAACGCGCTTCGCTTTTTGGCTCAGGAGTTGGTTGTTTCACTTAGGGAAGTCATCGTGGCCGGCGATTCTGGGAATGATCTCTCTATGATCGAAATCCCCGAAGTCTTTGGGATCATTGTGAACAATGCCGAGTCCTCTCTCCGGGAAGCCTCTTTTGCTAGCCCGCGCTATTTGGCCTCGGAGGAAAGCGCCCTCGGCGTTCAGGAAGGCTTGGAGTCTTTCTTGGAAAAACCCCCGCTCCCCCGCCCCGCCGCGGCCGACCCATGCTGA